The Oncorhynchus nerka isolate Pitt River linkage group LG24, Oner_Uvic_2.0, whole genome shotgun sequence genome has a window encoding:
- the LOC135564268 gene encoding uncharacterized protein LOC135564268 translates to MRTPSQTKSHPRTPSQTKSHPRTPSQTKSHPRTPSQTKSHPRTPSQTKSHPRTPSQTKSHPRTPSQTKSHPRTPSQTKSHPRTPPLPNQEPPTDPLPNQEPPTDPLPNQEPPTDPLPNQEPPTDPLPNQEPPTDPLPNQEPPTDPLPNQEPPTDPPPRPRATHGPPPKPRATHGPPPKPRATHGPPPKPRATHGPPPKPRATHGPPHSQTKSHPRTPSLPNQEPPTDPPLPNQE, encoded by the coding sequence ATGAGGACCCCCTCCCAAACCAAGAGCCACCCACGGACCCCCTCCCAAACCAAGAGCCACCCACGGACCCCCTCCCAAACCAAGAGCCACCCACGGACACCCTCCCAAACCAAGAGCCACCCACGGACCCCCTCCCAAACCAAGAGCCACCCACGGACCCCCTCCCAAACCAAGAGCCACCCACGGACCCCCTCCCAAACCAAGAGCCACCCACGGACCCCCTCCCAAACCAAGAGCCACCCACggaccccccccctcccaaacCAAGAGCCACCCACGGACCCCCTCCCAAACCAAGAGCCACCCACGGACCCCCTCCCAAACCAAGAGCCACCCACGGACCCCCTCCCAAACCAAGAGCCACCCACGGACCCCCTCCCAAACCAAGAGCCACCCACGGACCCCCTCCCAAACCAAGAGCCACCCACGGACCCCCTCCCAAACCAAGAGCCACCCACGGACCCCCCTCCCAGACCAAGAGCCACCCACGGACCCCCTCCCAAACCAAGAGCCACCCACGGACCCCCTCCCAAACCAAGAGCCACCCACGGACCCCCTCCCAAACCAAGAGCCACCCACGGACCCCCTCCCAAACCAAGAGCCACCCACGGACCCCCTCACTCCCAAACCAAGAGCCACCCACGGACCCCCTCACTCCCAAACCAAGAGCCACCCACAGACCCCCCACTCCCAAACCAAGAGTAA